The following proteins are encoded in a genomic region of Amyelois transitella isolate CPQ chromosome 14, ilAmyTran1.1, whole genome shotgun sequence:
- the LOC106132286 gene encoding uncharacterized protein LOC106132286, protein MKMEWRGVLDFRLLLLYTCGIIEVQSMSEVWVELRGPRFVVHHNSATLRCDHNVDPEALYKVVFYKHGQRIMKFVRGRDPPYELYNVTGADINLRHLQPTSITLERMDFAASGPYACEIALETPLYSKISKFHEVNVIVRQKYRPKIKIKHKKLPASEHLKATCQSGPAYPAPHLTWFINNNKVDERLTVPHGTMKVHRHHHGMPLSATVSELNFPLDTMDLYPNQTVEITCLSTIPSYASEFEGFADVQNSTVSANVIRHEPAPTQLPVKIISPEMNVSHRCTHNIIIILTSLMCHFRFY, encoded by the exons TTCAAAGTATGTCGGAGGTTTGGGTGGAGCTTCGAGGTCCTCGTTTCGTGGTGCACCACAATAGTGCCACGTTGCGCTGCGACCACAATGTTGACCCAGAAGCCTTATACAAG GTGGTGTTCTACAAACACGGGCAGAGAATCATGAAGTTTGTCCGAGGCCGAGACCCGCCCTATGAACTTTATAACGTCACCGGAGCGGACataaat CTCAGACACTTACAACCTACTTCGATTACCTTGGAAAGAATGGACTTCGCTGCTTCCGGTCCTTACGCTTGCGAAATAGCCCTGGAAACTCCtttatattctaaaatatcaaaattccACGAGGTGAACGTCATTg TACGCCAAAAGTACCGTccaaaaattaagataaaacataaaaagttaCCAGCAAGTGAGCATTTAAAAGCAACATGCCAGAGTGGTCCTGCGTACCCCGCCCCGCATCTTACTTGGTtcattaataacaataag GTTGACGAAAGGCTGACGGTTCCACACGGGACCATGAAAGTTCATCGTCACCACCATGGCATGCCGCTCTCCGCCACCGTCTCTGAGCTCAATTTCCCCCTGGACACGATGGATCTGTATCCAAACCAGACAGTTGAGATCACCTGCCTTAGCACGATACCAAGTTACGCTAGCGAATTTGAAGGCTTCGCTGATGTACAGAACAGCACTGTGTCGG CCAACGTAATCCGGCACGAGCCCGCGCCGACCCAGCTACCCGTGAAAATTATTAGCCCAGAAATGAATGTATCACATCGATGTACTCACAATATCATCATTATTCTAACGTCGTTGATGTGccattttagattttattaa